A single window of Acetohalobium arabaticum DSM 5501 DNA harbors:
- a CDS encoding AmiS/UreI family transporter codes for MYEIIIAAVLFVDAFVLFVLGAETLGYGKVKTAGIATFIGGFFQLINGLILIFLLNNAYDGFLVWIFAITFLYAGYIFAKEMTTDALASALGMLGIFVAYYFVDMALAGYQVWLILMGSYIILYAIFVAFLNEKVSAKLTGWYAIAVSILTCLVPGMYYLSGNSFH; via the coding sequence TTGTATGAAATTATCATTGCTGCTGTTTTATTTGTGGATGCCTTTGTGCTCTTTGTCTTAGGTGCAGAAACTTTGGGGTATGGAAAAGTAAAAACTGCAGGAATAGCTACTTTCATTGGCGGATTCTTCCAGTTAATTAATGGTCTAATACTTATTTTCCTATTGAATAATGCATATGATGGATTCTTAGTCTGGATATTTGCTATTACTTTTCTTTACGCAGGCTATATATTCGCCAAGGAAATGACTACGGATGCACTGGCTAGTGCTCTAGGAATGCTTGGTATTTTCGTCGCCTATTATTTTGTAGATATGGCTCTAGCTGGCTATCAGGTCTGGCTAATTTTGATGGGTAGTTACATAATCTTGTATGCTATATTTGTAGCTTTCCTTAACGAAAAGGTTTCTGCGAAATTAACCGGATGGTATGCTATAGCTGTTAGCATCTTAACCTGTCTAGTTCCCGGTATGTATTATTTATCAGGTAATAGTTTCCATTAA
- a CDS encoding Na+/H+ antiporter NhaC family protein, which translates to MSEYGVLSILPPLLAIILAWWSREVLISLFIGILVGATILADFNPLVGFMRTVDTYMVNSLTDSWNVSILLFLLTLAGMVGIISRSGATQAVADYLAKKAKTARKAQIATWFMGLLIFFDDYANTLIVGNTMRSITDKLKISREKLAYIVDCTAAPVTSMALISTWVGYEMGLIQDAFTKLGIERNIYATFLQTVPYRFYSVFALFLVLIIASLGKDYGPMYDAEMRARKEGKLLRDDATPMASKELTEMKTPDENALNWYDAFIPIVSVIIITLIGLWYNGGGAEGATIRKAFGDADSSVVLLWASFGGTIIAALMSFGKRVLSIEEVMEAWIDGAKSLAIASAILILAWSLGGVIDELGTANYIVKLTKGVVPPFLVPTMMFVLPCVVAFATGTSWGANAIIMPLAIPMAVKLGAPLTPTIGAVLTGCVFGDHCSPISDTTIMSSTSSAADHIDHVKTQIPYAITAGVIAVVFGFIPAGLGISAVFLVPIGLIALYVTVNLLGKEVSESKEVIESQETVEASSS; encoded by the coding sequence GTGAGTGAATATGGTGTATTATCTATTCTTCCGCCATTATTAGCTATTATTTTAGCTTGGTGGAGTAGAGAAGTATTAATTTCTTTATTTATTGGTATCTTAGTGGGAGCAACAATCTTAGCAGATTTCAACCCATTAGTTGGGTTTATGAGAACAGTCGATACTTATATGGTTAATTCATTAACTGATTCCTGGAATGTATCAATATTATTATTCTTATTAACTTTAGCCGGTATGGTTGGTATTATAAGTCGCTCGGGAGCAACTCAAGCTGTAGCTGATTATTTAGCTAAAAAGGCGAAGACAGCTCGTAAAGCCCAGATTGCAACCTGGTTTATGGGATTATTAATCTTTTTTGATGATTATGCTAATACTTTAATTGTAGGAAATACAATGCGATCAATTACTGATAAATTAAAGATTTCTCGTGAAAAATTGGCCTACATTGTTGACTGTACTGCTGCTCCTGTTACTAGTATGGCATTAATCTCAACCTGGGTTGGATATGAAATGGGATTAATTCAGGATGCATTTACTAAATTAGGTATTGAACGGAATATCTATGCAACCTTTTTACAGACAGTACCGTATCGTTTCTATAGTGTCTTTGCTTTATTCTTAGTCTTGATAATTGCTTCTTTAGGAAAAGATTACGGCCCAATGTATGATGCTGAAATGAGAGCTAGGAAAGAAGGAAAGTTACTTAGAGATGATGCAACTCCTATGGCTTCCAAAGAATTAACAGAAATGAAGACTCCGGATGAAAATGCTTTAAATTGGTATGATGCCTTTATTCCGATTGTTTCAGTAATAATAATTACTTTGATAGGCCTGTGGTACAATGGAGGAGGAGCAGAAGGAGCAACTATTCGTAAAGCCTTTGGCGATGCCGATTCCAGCGTAGTACTGCTTTGGGCATCCTTCGGCGGTACTATAATTGCTGCTTTAATGTCATTTGGCAAAAGAGTACTTTCGATTGAAGAAGTGATGGAGGCCTGGATAGATGGGGCTAAGTCTTTGGCTATTGCTTCAGCTATCTTAATTTTAGCCTGGTCTTTAGGTGGAGTTATCGATGAATTAGGAACTGCTAATTATATTGTTAAATTAACTAAAGGTGTTGTTCCTCCCTTCTTAGTACCAACAATGATGTTTGTACTGCCCTGTGTTGTTGCTTTTGCTACTGGTACATCTTGGGGAGCGAACGCAATTATTATGCCGTTGGCTATTCCGATGGCAGTTAAATTAGGTGCTCCTTTAACTCCGACAATTGGAGCAGTATTGACAGGCTGTGTTTTTGGAGACCACTGTTCTCCAATATCTGATACAACTATTATGTCTTCAACATCTTCAGCAGCTGATCATATTGATCATGTCAAGACTCAGATTCCTTATGCTATTACGGCTGGAGTAATTGCAGTTGTATTTGGATTTATACCGGCTGGATTGGGAATTTCAGCTGTATTTTTAGTTCCTATAGGATTAATTGCATTATACGTAACTGTTAATCTTTTGGGAAAAGAAGTTAGCGAAAGTAAAGAGGTAATTGAAAGTCAAGAAACTGTCGAAGCAAGTTCAAGTTAA
- a CDS encoding CopG family ribbon-helix-helix protein: MKRTQISLPQPLIDKLDKTADKKGISRSELIRYILDSYYDKK; encoded by the coding sequence ATGAAAAGAACTCAAATTTCATTACCACAACCTTTAATTGATAAACTTGACAAAACTGCTGATAAAAAAGGTATTTCTCGTTCGGAATTGATTAGATATATTCTTGATTCTTACTATGATAAAAAGTAG
- a CDS encoding Crp/Fnr family transcriptional regulator, with amino-acid sequence MIEKKVLKNSSYFATLSEKNLDKIVNLMFVREYKEGEIIFFEEEKGEGLFFIKSGKVKIAKIVESGEEQILHILKQGEIFAEVVLFDGSNYPATAIAMEDSQIGILRNKDIERLITEVPEIALKILKVMSKRLRRAQQTIRNLGLKNTESRTASILLYLAKEHGIDGKNRNQVEINLSLSQQELSNLVGASRETISRVLKKLKEKDLIATSRQQIVIKDLLGLKRII; translated from the coding sequence CTTATTTTGCTACGCTGTCTGAGAAAAATTTAGATAAAATTGTAAATCTAATGTTTGTACGTGAGTATAAAGAAGGAGAGATTATCTTTTTCGAGGAAGAAAAAGGAGAAGGATTATTCTTTATTAAATCAGGCAAAGTCAAAATTGCTAAAATAGTAGAGAGTGGTGAAGAACAGATTTTACATATTCTTAAACAGGGAGAAATTTTTGCTGAAGTTGTGTTATTTGATGGAAGTAACTATCCAGCTACAGCTATTGCTATGGAAGATTCACAGATTGGTATTTTGAGAAATAAAGACATTGAAAGATTAATTACAGAAGTACCAGAGATTGCATTAAAAATTTTAAAGGTGATGAGTAAAAGATTAAGAAGAGCCCAACAGACTATTAGAAATTTGGGATTAAAGAATACCGAAAGTAGAACAGCTAGTATTCTACTCTATTTAGCTAAAGAACATGGTATTGATGGTAAAAATAGAAACCAAGTAGAAATTAATCTGTCTTTAAGCCAACAAGAATTATCTAACCTAGTTGGAGCTTCTCGGGAAACAATCTCTAGAGTTTTAAAGAAATTAAAAGAAAAAGATTTAATTGCTACTTCTCGCCAGCAGATTGTAATTAAGGATTTACTTGGGTTAAAAAGGATTATATAA
- a CDS encoding TMEM165/GDT1 family protein has protein sequence MNWKLFFTTYAMLFLAELGDKTQLAVFTLVTQNESPIPIFLGASAALITVTLIAAFFGNMITKYVPESYLQLGAGVIFIVIGIFVLKDALGNLVM, from the coding sequence ATGAACTGGAAATTATTCTTTACGACTTATGCTATGTTATTCTTAGCTGAATTAGGAGATAAAACTCAATTAGCTGTATTCACTTTAGTAACTCAAAATGAATCACCAATCCCCATTTTTTTAGGAGCTTCAGCTGCATTAATTACTGTAACTTTAATTGCTGCTTTTTTTGGCAATATGATTACTAAATATGTTCCTGAATCCTATTTACAACTAGGAGCAGGAGTGATTTTTATTGTAATTGGTATTTTTGTTTTAAAAGATGCTCTTGGTAATTTAGTTATGTAA